Part of the Tindallia californiensis genome is shown below.
ATAGAACGTGGTATTTTAAGAGAGGTTATTGAAGAAAATAAAACGAGCATAGAATTTGTCCATCAAAAATTTCGCGACTATGTCTACGAGCAACAGTCTCTTTCTAAAAGACGGTTGCTACATCAGCGTGTAGGGATACAATTAGAGGAACAGCTTCGTGAAAACACCAGCGATGTTCTTCGGTATACAGACCTGATTCATCATTTTAAGCAAGGTGGCGACTACCCTCGGGCGTTAAAATATATTATGAAATACCTGAACGGCTATCTTGATTACTATCACGAACTGTTTCCCAGTGCCATTCATTTAAGAAACCTCCCCAGACAGTCAGTTTTTCTTAGTCGGGAAGAAACCATGGTATACTTTGATGAAGTGGAAGCTATTATGGAAAAAATGGATCCGGAAGACTTGCAAGATGAAGAAGTGCGATTTTGGCACCTTTCTTTTCTTCATTTAAAGGGCCGATTGTTAATCCGGGAAGGTGATTATGAAGTGGGTCTGGAAACTACAAAAGAAATGATTCAGCTAGCCTTGGAAGCAGAAAACTGGGATTATGCCATGAATGGATATCAGCAAATAGTAAACTACGGAATACAGACCCAGCAACCAGATATCATGATCCAACATATTGATCAGGCAATGGAGATGGCAGAGAACAAATGCTATCCGGATCGTATGCCTATATTTCTACGCTTAAAGGGGCTTTACCTTATGATGAGTCATGATTTTGATGAAGCAGAACTGGTTTTAGATGAGGCGATCAAAGCTGTATCAGGTATGGAAACCAAGCATCGTCAACATGTAGTCCATGTGTCGGCTTGTCGATATTATAAGGGAGAAATACACAGAAATCGTCAGGAATACGAACAAGCCCTTGAAGAATATCGAAAAGCTGTAGACGGTTGTTCGCAAAAAGATGTCAGACACCATTCAATAGCTGTTTTTTATACGGGTATGGGTTTGGCCTGCTATCAGATGGGTAAGGTTGAAAAGGCAGAAGAATACTTGGTGCAAGCATTAGACTACTTTAGAGAATATGAAATATTTTGGCGCAGATCAATTGCGAATCTTTACATGGCATTAATTGAAGCAGAAAAAAGAAATACCGATACAGCTAAAAAACATATCGATGATGCTCAGGCCTATGCGCGAATGATTAAAAATCCATATGAATTAAGTGTGTTAAAAAGAATCAAAAAAGAGGTGCAAATGAAAACGTCTTCATTTCATTGACGATTTGAAGACGTTTTTTTGATAAAGTATAGAACAAGCTAAAATTGAAAGTGATAAAGAACTTTTGCTGTTTTGATATCAGAGGAGGTAGAAGAATGAAAGAAGTCAGAATTGATGGAAATAGCCTTACAATTGAAGAAGTTGTGGAAGTTGCTCGGAATAACGCTTCAGTTGCTTTAACAGAAGAATCTGTAGAAAAGATTCATCGTGCACGAAAAGTAGTTGACGATTTTGTACAGGAAGAAAAAGTGATTTATGGGATCACTACTGGTTTTGGTAAGTTTAGCGATGTGGTTATCTCAAAAGAAGAAGCAAAACAATTACAAAAAAACCTGATTATGAGTCATGCCTGCGGCGTGGGAGAGCCTTTTGAAGAAGAAATCTCCCGAGGAATCATGTTGCTGAGAGCCAATGCTCTAGCCAAAGGATTTTCAGGTGTCCGGTTAGAAACCATACAAACATTGATAGAGATGTTGAATAAAGGCGTTCATCCGGTGATTCCGGAAAAAGGTTCTTTGGGAGCCAGTGGCGATTTGGCACCTCTCTCCCATATGGTATTAGTGATGATGGGCATGGGTGAAGCTTTTTATCAAGGACAGCGTTTAACCGGAGAAGAGGCAATGAAAAAAGCTGGTATTACCCCTATTGAACTCACATCCAAAGAAGGATTGGGTCTTATTAATGGAACACAGGCCATGACAGCTGTAGGTACTTTATGTTATTATGATGCCATGATCTTGATGAAAACTGCGGATATCGCCGGTGCTTTAACGGTAGAGGCACTAAGAGGCATCACCGATGCTTTTGACCTTCGTCTCCATCAGGTTCGACCACATGCAGGGCAAATACACAGTGCTTCGAACATGTTAAAGCTTACAGAAGAAAGTCAGCGTACGACACGGCAGGGAGAAGTACGGGTGCAGGATGCCTATACGCTTCGCTGCATTCCTCAGGTTCATGGGGCATCCAGAGATGCTTTGGAGCACTTAAAGAAAAAAATTGAAATTGAAATCAACTCAGTAACAGACAATCCGATTATTTTTGCAGATACCAAGGAAGCCATTTCTGGCGGTAATTTCCATGGACAAGCAATGGCATTAGCCTTTGATTATTTGGGAATAGCGATTGCTGAATTAGCGAATATATCAGAACGAAGGATTGAAAGACTTGTCAATCCACAGTTAAGCGGTCTTCCTGCTTTTCTGACGCAAAAGGGTGGTCTTAACTCTGGGTTTATGATTGCTCAATATTCTGCCGCCGCATTAGTATCTGAAAACAAAGTGCTGGCCCATCCTTCCAGTGTTGACTCTATCCCCTCGTCAGCTAATCAGGAGGATCATGTAAGTATGGGTACCATTGGTGCCAGAAAAGCACGAAGCATCCTAACGAATGCACAAAGTGTTGTTGGTATCGAATTAATGGCAGCGGCTCAGGCTATTGATCTTGACGGTGAAGAAAAACCTGGCAGAGGAACGCTGGCAGCATACGAAAGTTTACGGCAGACACTGCCAGCACTGGGAGAAGACCGGGTATTATATGATGACATTCAAATAAGCACAACGGCTGTTGCTTCTGGACAAATTGTCAGCGCTGTTGAAAAAGTAGTAGGAGAGCTGTAATAAGAAGACGCAGAAGGTAAAAAGAATAACCAGAACCTTGGAAAAAATATTCTAAGGTTCTGGAAAAAATAAAAGCACTATAGTTAATAAAATAACGAGGAGGATGTGAAAATGCTGACAAACCCGGTTTTATTATCAGTTGTTATTATGGTAGTTCTTTGCCTACTGAAGCTTAACGTGTTGCTATCTCTTATTATAGCGGCTTTGGCTGGTGGAGTTTTAGCAGGCATGCCCCTGGGTGAAACCATGGGAGTATTAATTGGTGGCATGGGAGGCAATTCCAGT
Proteins encoded:
- the hutH gene encoding histidine ammonia-lyase, encoding MKEVRIDGNSLTIEEVVEVARNNASVALTEESVEKIHRARKVVDDFVQEEKVIYGITTGFGKFSDVVISKEEAKQLQKNLIMSHACGVGEPFEEEISRGIMLLRANALAKGFSGVRLETIQTLIEMLNKGVHPVIPEKGSLGASGDLAPLSHMVLVMMGMGEAFYQGQRLTGEEAMKKAGITPIELTSKEGLGLINGTQAMTAVGTLCYYDAMILMKTADIAGALTVEALRGITDAFDLRLHQVRPHAGQIHSASNMLKLTEESQRTTRQGEVRVQDAYTLRCIPQVHGASRDALEHLKKKIEIEINSVTDNPIIFADTKEAISGGNFHGQAMALAFDYLGIAIAELANISERRIERLVNPQLSGLPAFLTQKGGLNSGFMIAQYSAAALVSENKVLAHPSSVDSIPSSANQEDHVSMGTIGARKARSILTNAQSVVGIELMAAAQAIDLDGEEKPGRGTLAAYESLRQTLPALGEDRVLYDDIQISTTAVASGQIVSAVEKVVGEL